The proteins below are encoded in one region of Methanofollis aquaemaris:
- a CDS encoding CPBP family intramembrane glutamic endopeptidase, giving the protein MDRRDAVSETARRRAIFKVGLYVVLVFAFSSVFWYLIAAAGDLEPALVVGLMWSPAVAGLITQMVFERSLRGMGWPPGPLRYLLFALLIPLLYCLVIYLPVWFIGPGSILGDGVAFMLVGAALLALPQSIFLGLGEELGWRGVLVPGLYRCTTFTRTALLSGLIWGVWHYPLILVGLYTSGTQTSYALLCFTVSIVGIATMLAWLRLRSGSFWPAVLYHGSHNLLIQGVFDPLTVPAGATLYITTEFGLGLAVVSALLGYLFWRRRGDLQEQKGNDAVG; this is encoded by the coding sequence ATGGATCGTCGAGATGCTGTATCTGAGACGGCCCGGCGGCGTGCCATCTTCAAAGTCGGCCTCTATGTGGTGCTGGTCTTTGCCTTCAGTTCGGTCTTCTGGTACCTGATCGCCGCCGCCGGTGATCTTGAACCCGCGCTGGTCGTCGGCCTGATGTGGTCGCCGGCCGTAGCGGGTTTGATCACCCAGATGGTCTTTGAACGTTCCCTGCGGGGGATGGGGTGGCCGCCCGGCCCCCTCCGATACCTGCTCTTCGCCCTTCTCATCCCGCTTCTCTACTGTCTTGTGATCTATCTCCCGGTCTGGTTCATTGGGCCGGGCAGTATCCTGGGTGACGGTGTCGCCTTTATGCTGGTCGGTGCGGCGTTGCTCGCCCTCCCGCAGAGCATATTTCTGGGTCTCGGGGAGGAACTCGGGTGGCGCGGGGTGCTGGTGCCGGGGCTGTACCGGTGCACCACCTTCACCCGCACTGCTCTCCTCTCCGGGCTCATCTGGGGCGTGTGGCACTATCCGCTCATCCTTGTTGGGCTCTACACTTCGGGCACCCAGACCTCGTACGCTCTCCTCTGCTTCACTGTCTCCATCGTCGGGATCGCCACCATGCTCGCCTGGCTCAGGCTCCGTTCTGGCAGTTTCTGGCCGGCGGTGCTGTATCATGGCAGCCATAACCTTCTCATCCAGGGCGTCTTCGACCCTCTGACCGTCCCGGCCGGGGCGACGCTCTATATCACGACCGAGTTCGGGCTCGGGCTCGCGGTGGTCTCGGCGCTGCTGGGGTACCTCTTCTGGCGGCGACGGGGCGACCTGCAGGAGCAAAAAGGAAACGACGCCGTTGGCTGA
- a CDS encoding ATP-binding protein produces MIRLAVISGKGGTGKTMVTAALADLFANGQVLADCDVEAANLGLLLDGDLIGSEPFMGLEKAEIDHELCLFCGRCQAACRFGAIHEEAKEYCVDPLKCEGCGVCVHVCPAEAVTMQPYQAGEVLASSTTRGHLSHARLYPGSGNSGLLVHEVRKQAEAMAGESRLLLADGPPGIGCPLISTVSGMDAVVVVTEPGLSALHDLKRVVNVSRRFGVRIFVVINRFDLEANVCGEIERVCKDEGLLLLGKVPFDPSVVAAVRRGVPVTSTESPASEALYQIKEKLAEELGL; encoded by the coding sequence ATGATCAGGCTTGCCGTGATCAGCGGGAAGGGCGGGACCGGGAAGACGATGGTCACCGCCGCCCTTGCCGACCTCTTCGCGAACGGGCAGGTGCTCGCCGACTGCGATGTAGAAGCCGCCAATCTCGGGCTTCTTCTCGACGGCGATCTGATCGGTTCCGAACCCTTCATGGGACTGGAGAAGGCTGAGATCGATCATGAACTCTGTCTCTTCTGTGGGCGCTGCCAGGCCGCCTGTCGGTTCGGTGCGATCCATGAAGAGGCGAAGGAGTATTGTGTCGACCCCTTGAAATGCGAGGGATGCGGTGTCTGCGTCCACGTCTGCCCCGCCGAGGCGGTGACGATGCAGCCGTACCAGGCCGGCGAGGTACTCGCCTCCTCGACCACCCGCGGCCACCTCTCCCACGCGAGGCTCTACCCTGGTTCAGGCAACTCGGGGCTGCTCGTCCACGAGGTGCGAAAACAGGCCGAGGCGATGGCCGGCGAGAGCCGGCTTCTCCTTGCCGACGGGCCGCCCGGCATCGGATGCCCGCTCATCTCGACGGTCAGCGGGATGGACGCTGTGGTGGTTGTCACCGAGCCCGGACTCTCGGCCCTCCACGACCTCAAACGAGTCGTCAACGTCTCCCGGCGCTTCGGCGTGCGGATCTTTGTGGTCATCAACCGTTTCGATCTCGAAGCCAACGTATGCGGGGAGATCGAACGTGTCTGCAAGGACGAAGGACTTCTCCTTCTCGGCAAGGTGCCCTTCGACCCGTCGGTGGTGGCCGCAGTGCGCCGGGGCGTGCCGGTCACCTCAACCGAGTCGCCGGCGTCAGAGGCCCTATATCAGATCAAAGAGAAGCTTGCAGAGGAGCTTGGTCTTTGA
- the map gene encoding type II methionyl aminopeptidase: MNEEEMEYYLEAGRLAHTILHDGEKMVTVGASVLEVVETMEGKILDAGAQIAFPLNLSLNADAAHDTASAGDERIFAEGDLVKLDLGVAIEGCIADTALSVDLGGHADLVEASRAALDRAIDLVRPGVTTGEIGAAIQAEIEGRGYQPVANLTGHGLASYSIHTDPTIPNIGIQGGAVLEEGMAIAIEPFATTGSGRVGDRSRIEIYQQVDVKPVRLPSAKRILSKVRDRRGMPFSRRWLPQEKIELALAGLVRQGVVYGYPVLHDVEGSFVSQAEHTLIVTADGAIVTTR; encoded by the coding sequence ATGAACGAAGAAGAGATGGAATATTATCTGGAAGCAGGTCGTCTTGCACACACGATCCTGCACGACGGCGAGAAGATGGTGACGGTCGGGGCCTCGGTCCTCGAAGTCGTAGAGACCATGGAAGGAAAGATCCTGGACGCCGGCGCCCAGATCGCCTTCCCCCTCAACCTCTCGCTCAACGCCGACGCTGCCCACGACACCGCCTCGGCAGGCGACGAACGGATTTTTGCCGAGGGCGACCTGGTCAAACTCGACCTCGGCGTCGCCATCGAGGGCTGTATCGCCGACACCGCCCTCTCGGTCGACCTCGGCGGACACGCCGACCTGGTCGAGGCCTCCAGGGCCGCTCTCGACCGGGCGATCGACCTGGTCAGACCCGGCGTCACCACCGGCGAGATCGGTGCGGCGATCCAGGCCGAGATCGAAGGAAGAGGATATCAGCCGGTGGCAAACCTCACCGGCCACGGCCTGGCATCGTACTCGATCCACACCGACCCCACTATCCCGAACATCGGGATCCAGGGGGGGGCCGTCCTCGAGGAAGGCATGGCCATCGCCATCGAACCCTTCGCCACCACCGGCAGCGGGCGGGTGGGCGACCGTTCCAGGATCGAGATCTACCAGCAGGTCGACGTAAAACCGGTACGCCTCCCCTCAGCAAAGCGCATCCTCTCGAAAGTGAGAGATCGGCGGGGCATGCCGTTTTCCCGCCGCTGGCTCCCGCAGGAGAAGATCGAACTTGCTCTTGCAGGGCTGGTGCGGCAGGGAGTCGTCTACGGCTACCCGGTACTCCATGATGTGGAGGGTTCCTTCGTATCGCAGGCCGAGCACACCCTCATCGTCACCGCAGACGGCGCCATTGTGACGACCCGATGA
- a CDS encoding M24 family metallopeptidase, which yields MEKLDDALAAAECSAYLLYASSADADFRYLTGFQVSDPLLYLKKRGETGMLVVPQMEYERAATESSAIPVTRAESGFLKFLDEEKDPWRALARTAVSLVGEGPVMVPKSFPYWLGKLLEEQTGVVADEKGAVRSMRAVKTSRELAAIRAAQQATETAMDIGISMIRRSTPKNGVLYLDDAPLTSGGVRTAMHTYLMERGYTARDTIVSCGKETAMPHRQGDGPLLEDEPVVIDLFPQHDATGYHADMTRTVVKGEPSPEIAGMHAAVCEAVALGESLIAAGVEGSAVHNAVVDLFKEKGYESENRGFIHSLGHGVGLEVHEGPSLSPSGAPLEAGNVVTVEPGLYYPGIGGIRVENMGAVTQSGFDRFTRYTRDLIL from the coding sequence ATGGAAAAACTGGACGATGCTCTTGCTGCCGCCGAATGTTCGGCATATCTGCTCTATGCCTCCTCGGCGGACGCGGACTTCAGGTACCTCACCGGGTTCCAGGTTTCCGATCCCCTCCTGTACCTGAAGAAAAGAGGCGAGACCGGGATGCTTGTCGTACCCCAGATGGAATACGAGCGGGCGGCCACCGAGTCCTCGGCTATCCCGGTGACCCGGGCCGAGTCGGGATTTCTGAAATTCCTGGACGAAGAGAAAGACCCCTGGCGGGCCCTTGCCCGCACCGCCGTTTCGCTTGTCGGGGAGGGCCCCGTCATGGTCCCGAAATCTTTCCCGTACTGGCTTGGCAAACTCCTCGAAGAGCAGACCGGGGTCGTCGCCGACGAGAAAGGCGCGGTCCGCTCGATGCGGGCCGTCAAGACCTCCCGCGAACTCGCCGCGATCAGGGCCGCACAGCAGGCGACCGAGACAGCGATGGACATCGGGATATCGATGATCCGGCGCTCGACTCCGAAAAATGGGGTGCTCTACCTCGATGACGCCCCGCTCACCTCCGGGGGGGTGCGGACGGCGATGCACACCTACCTGATGGAGCGCGGCTACACCGCGAGAGACACCATCGTCTCCTGCGGGAAAGAGACGGCGATGCCGCACCGCCAGGGCGACGGCCCGCTTCTCGAAGACGAACCGGTCGTCATCGACCTCTTCCCCCAGCACGACGCGACCGGCTACCATGCCGACATGACCCGGACAGTCGTGAAAGGCGAACCTTCCCCTGAGATCGCCGGGATGCACGCCGCCGTCTGCGAGGCCGTGGCCCTGGGCGAGTCCCTCATCGCCGCCGGCGTCGAGGGGTCGGCCGTCCACAACGCTGTTGTCGACCTTTTCAAGGAGAAGGGGTACGAGAGCGAGAACCGAGGGTTCATCCACTCCCTCGGCCACGGGGTTGGGCTCGAAGTCCACGAGGGCCCCTCGCTCTCCCCCTCCGGCGCCCCCCTCGAGGCCGGAAACGTCGTGACCGTCGAGCCCGGCCTCTACTATCCGGGCATCGGCGGCATACGAGTTGAAAATATGGGTGCGGTCACGCAGTCGGGCTTTGACCGCTTTACCCGGTATACACGGGATCTGATCTTATGA
- a CDS encoding ATP-binding protein, with protein MKIVVASGKGGTGKTTVSANLAYALARRGGVTLVDCDVEEPNLHLFFPGESEEKGVPVPVPAIDPERCTLCGECGHFCRYGALTVLKDRVLFFAELCHSCGGCLLVCPSGAVTEVGREVGVVNTSHPLPGLTLVSGVMHEGEVLAPKVVAAAKEAAGEEGRIVYDASPGVACPVIETLEGSDFCILVTESTPFGLHDLDLAVRAAAALGVPAGVVINRSDGEDETALTFCSEHDLPVLMTIPFDRGVAAVQNRGGLIARDLPGWEERFAELWVEVARRCEVRA; from the coding sequence ATGAAGATCGTGGTAGCCAGCGGGAAAGGAGGGACCGGGAAGACGACGGTCTCGGCAAACCTTGCCTATGCCCTCGCACGGAGGGGCGGGGTGACCCTCGTCGACTGCGACGTGGAAGAGCCCAACCTCCATCTCTTTTTTCCCGGAGAAAGTGAGGAGAAAGGGGTGCCGGTCCCGGTCCCCGCGATCGATCCCGAACGCTGCACCCTCTGCGGGGAGTGCGGGCATTTCTGCCGGTACGGGGCGCTCACCGTCCTCAAAGACCGCGTCCTCTTCTTCGCCGAACTCTGTCACTCGTGCGGCGGATGTCTCCTGGTCTGTCCGTCCGGGGCCGTCACCGAGGTCGGGCGAGAGGTCGGCGTGGTCAACACCTCGCATCCCCTCCCCGGTCTCACCCTGGTCTCGGGCGTGATGCATGAGGGCGAAGTCCTGGCGCCGAAGGTCGTCGCCGCCGCCAAGGAAGCGGCAGGTGAAGAAGGACGGATCGTCTACGACGCCTCGCCGGGTGTCGCCTGCCCGGTGATAGAGACCCTCGAAGGCTCCGACTTCTGCATCCTGGTCACTGAGTCGACACCCTTCGGCCTCCACGACCTCGACCTCGCGGTGAGGGCGGCCGCGGCCCTCGGGGTTCCGGCCGGCGTGGTGATCAACCGGAGCGACGGCGAGGACGAGACGGCCCTTACCTTCTGCTCCGAGCACGACCTCCCGGTCCTGATGACCATCCCCTTCGACCGCGGCGTCGCGGCGGTCCAGAATCGGGGCGGACTCATCGCCCGCGATCTCCCCGGATGGGAGGAACGGTTCGCCGAACTCTGGGTCGAGGTCGCGAGGCGCTGCGAGGTGAGGGCATGA
- a CDS encoding NifB/NifX family molybdenum-iron cluster-binding protein yields the protein MIVCITAKGEGAEAAVEPRFGRAPYFIFADTDAGTFVSVKNELVDAAGGVGPRSAQVLVDHGATVLLTGQLGGNAATALKAAGIKVYSFGNAATVAQALEDYTQGDLSEIL from the coding sequence TTGATCGTCTGCATCACCGCGAAGGGAGAGGGCGCTGAGGCCGCGGTCGAGCCCAGGTTTGGCCGGGCGCCGTACTTTATCTTTGCCGACACCGATGCCGGAACCTTTGTCTCGGTCAAGAACGAACTCGTCGATGCCGCAGGCGGCGTCGGCCCCCGTTCCGCTCAGGTGCTCGTCGACCACGGCGCCACCGTTCTGCTCACCGGCCAACTCGGTGGCAACGCCGCCACCGCTCTCAAGGCGGCCGGGATCAAGGTCTACAGCTTTGGGAACGCCGCGACCGTTGCCCAGGCCCTTGAGGACTATACACAGGGCGACCTCTCAGAGATCCTCTGA
- a CDS encoding DUF134 domain-containing protein, translated as MDDSGEGRCCGRGRGRPRARRMIQGGASFRCFGPLCGRPEEVVLLLPEEVEALRLVDLEDMDQTAAAEAVGVSRKTLWRDLHEARRKVADALVHGKAIRIAGCGRSQGERCPEVDSPEE; from the coding sequence ATGGATGACAGTGGCGAGGGCAGGTGCTGCGGTCGCGGGAGAGGGCGACCCAGGGCTCGCCGGATGATTCAGGGTGGCGCCTCGTTCCGGTGCTTCGGCCCCCTCTGCGGGCGGCCCGAAGAGGTTGTCCTCCTCCTCCCCGAGGAGGTGGAGGCCCTCAGGCTCGTCGATCTGGAGGATATGGACCAGACGGCGGCAGCCGAAGCGGTCGGCGTCTCAAGAAAGACCCTCTGGCGCGACCTCCACGAGGCCAGACGCAAAGTCGCCGACGCCCTCGTCCACGGGAAGGCGATCCGGATCGCTGGATGCGGACGGAGCCAGGGGGAGAGGTGTCCTGAGGTGGACAGCCCTGAAGAGTGA
- a CDS encoding NACHT domain-containing protein yields the protein MVIAEAIIGVISNATFQLFGEVSRKFRRDLQTDRELSDIVSSAVEKIETNNGHDVRQIEVFLRSQEVETVVRQIFSAKVLKKDHDANIDMIRREFGKLLLLHLDLTEDNIVKISDSLFDALIAGCANVYVEDIRRGSLFAHEMMENLRFRMLQDELENLNYNIRKLESNDKPTVQQYLEFERKYRRQVTERYKYLSTAHFKNAEKILLDDLYVFPNFLDSMSPDVENRKLIACEDFVSLIYRSVVLGDPGAGKTTLTYKLCYDFGRGFTSKQLGGRDVTPILVVLRDYGTKFESNHCSILEYIEEISRSLYQQKPPAGAFEYLLMNGRAFVIFDGLDELLDTSKRRTISDNIESFCDLYPSVPILVTSRKVGYEQAPLSKDRFKKYYISDFNNKQVKEYVEKWFKHNLNSDDKEIVENVVSFLNESISVKDLRSNPLMLSLMCELYRGEGYIPKNRPDVYGKCSELLFERWDKIRGIDSDVSFEAHLRPTLMYIANEVYSNEKLQTGVPERTFIELTENYLYPKRYDDPDMALLTAKKFVKFCKGRAWVFSEVGSPGISDNLYQFTHRTFLEYFTAYFLVRNYKSPEDLGNFLLPKISNGEWDLVAQLSLQIQNRNQEDAANELLSLILDASEGMNLQSRFNLLSFVVRSLEFIAPSPDVTKNIVFSCMALCIDLNLDAKQNGSYFNESMPINELIYPLVTADTVNIIPIRKSLIEYISNGINCSENDRASSALSVFSVLPYFSFYYEIKEKKIVSDHLGLDKLIFEVFQENKRQIYSLCKNNRFNALDGVYYQIIPLDDIIETYGPGVLFSVNIIHGTSPVLTSSIIDCVFSNLTDLICNTHDPSIVLSRISYLCQQMQLIPVPWSTNTIPIQNSPFSEHFQHMMDAFQKYVINYTADDLFNLFLIIAPMVEYEQYICSYKFKSVNASYYDKSQIFDKIRSIDNTILDPILFIFRAKLRGFCIDEVEDLIREINFTQKQRDLILQWIEGQQSFLAIKSPLISDETKFNAGYINYTSKNILYSNSDFH from the coding sequence GTGGTGATTGCTGAGGCTATTATTGGTGTAATTTCTAATGCTACCTTCCAATTATTTGGTGAAGTATCTAGGAAATTTCGACGAGATCTTCAAACCGACAGAGAACTTTCTGATATTGTTAGTTCTGCTGTTGAGAAAATTGAAACAAACAATGGGCATGATGTAAGGCAGATCGAGGTTTTCCTTCGATCTCAGGAAGTGGAAACTGTTGTTAGGCAAATATTTTCTGCAAAAGTCCTAAAAAAAGATCATGACGCGAATATTGATATGATACGTCGTGAATTCGGAAAATTATTGTTACTTCATTTAGATCTAACCGAAGACAATATCGTCAAAATTTCGGATTCTCTTTTTGATGCATTAATAGCAGGTTGCGCAAATGTATATGTGGAGGATATTAGGAGAGGCAGTCTTTTCGCGCATGAAATGATGGAAAATCTCAGATTTAGGATGTTGCAGGATGAGTTAGAGAATTTAAACTACAATATTCGAAAACTTGAAAGCAATGATAAACCTACCGTGCAACAATATCTTGAATTTGAAAGGAAATATCGACGCCAAGTTACTGAACGTTATAAGTATTTAAGCACAGCACACTTCAAAAACGCAGAAAAAATACTTCTTGATGACCTTTATGTTTTCCCTAATTTTTTAGATTCAATGAGTCCAGATGTTGAAAATCGCAAATTGATAGCCTGTGAGGATTTTGTCTCTTTGATATATCGTTCGGTTGTTTTGGGTGATCCTGGTGCTGGGAAGACAACTCTAACCTACAAATTGTGTTATGATTTTGGAAGAGGTTTTACATCTAAACAACTTGGTGGAAGAGATGTTACGCCAATACTGGTAGTATTACGTGATTATGGGACTAAATTCGAGTCCAACCATTGTTCAATTCTTGAATATATCGAAGAAATCTCAAGAAGTTTGTATCAACAAAAACCCCCTGCTGGAGCTTTTGAATATTTATTGATGAATGGACGGGCATTTGTAATTTTTGATGGTCTTGATGAACTATTAGACACCAGTAAGAGGCGGACTATTAGTGATAACATAGAGTCATTCTGCGATCTATACCCATCTGTTCCTATACTTGTGACATCGAGAAAAGTAGGATATGAACAGGCCCCCCTAAGCAAAGATCGGTTTAAGAAGTACTATATCTCTGATTTTAACAACAAACAAGTGAAGGAATATGTTGAGAAATGGTTCAAACATAATCTGAACTCGGATGATAAAGAAATAGTTGAAAATGTCGTTTCTTTCTTAAATGAAAGTATTAGTGTGAAGGATTTGCGTTCAAACCCACTCATGCTATCATTAATGTGTGAATTATACCGTGGAGAAGGATATATCCCTAAAAATCGTCCTGATGTCTATGGAAAATGTTCTGAATTGCTATTTGAGAGGTGGGATAAAATAAGAGGAATAGATTCTGATGTCTCCTTTGAAGCCCATTTAAGACCAACACTGATGTACATTGCTAATGAAGTGTATTCAAATGAGAAACTACAAACGGGTGTCCCAGAAAGAACGTTCATAGAATTAACAGAGAATTATCTCTATCCTAAAAGATATGATGACCCTGATATGGCCTTGTTAACTGCAAAGAAATTTGTTAAGTTTTGTAAAGGTCGAGCATGGGTATTTTCTGAAGTGGGTTCCCCTGGTATCAGTGATAACCTATACCAATTCACACATAGAACCTTTTTAGAATATTTTACTGCATATTTTTTGGTCAGGAATTATAAGTCTCCTGAAGATCTGGGTAACTTCCTATTGCCAAAAATAAGTAATGGCGAATGGGATTTAGTCGCCCAATTATCTCTCCAAATCCAGAATAGAAATCAAGAAGATGCTGCGAATGAATTGCTGTCTTTAATTCTTGATGCAAGTGAAGGAATGAATCTTCAATCTCGATTCAATCTTTTATCCTTTGTTGTGCGTTCTCTTGAGTTTATTGCGCCTTCTCCTGATGTGACGAAAAACATAGTTTTTTCTTGTATGGCCTTATGCATTGACTTGAATCTAGATGCGAAACAGAATGGATCCTATTTCAATGAAAGCATGCCTATTAATGAGCTTATATATCCATTGGTGACCGCAGATACTGTCAATATAATTCCCATTCGTAAATCTTTGATTGAGTATATATCCAATGGCATAAATTGTAGTGAAAATGATAGAGCATCTTCTGCATTAAGTGTATTTTCGGTTCTCCCTTACTTTTCATTCTACTATGAGATAAAGGAGAAAAAAATCGTTTCAGATCACCTTGGATTGGATAAGTTGATATTTGAAGTTTTTCAAGAAAATAAAAGACAAATTTACTCACTATGTAAAAATAACCGGTTTAATGCCTTGGATGGGGTTTATTATCAGATTATACCATTAGATGATATTATTGAAACATATGGCCCAGGGGTTTTGTTCTCGGTTAATATTATCCACGGCACTTCTCCTGTATTGACTTCATCAATTATTGATTGCGTTTTTTCAAATTTGACAGATTTGATCTGTAATACTCATGATCCCAGTATAGTTCTTAGTCGCATTTCATATCTTTGCCAGCAGATGCAACTTATTCCTGTTCCGTGGTCAACAAATACAATACCAATACAAAACTCACCATTCTCAGAACATTTCCAACATATGATGGATGCTTTTCAGAAATATGTTATCAATTATACCGCTGATGATTTATTCAACCTGTTCCTCATAATCGCCCCAATGGTGGAGTATGAACAATATATTTGCTCCTACAAGTTTAAATCTGTTAATGCCAGTTATTATGATAAATCTCAGATATTTGATAAAATACGATCCATCGATAATACAATCCTTGATCCCATTCTGTTTATATTCCGTGCAAAACTAAGGGGGTTCTGTATCGATGAAGTCGAAGACTTAATTCGTGAAATTAACTTTACCCAAAAACAAAGGGACTTAATATTACAGTGGATAGAGGGGCAGCAGTCATTTTTGGCAATTAAGTCGCCTCTAATTTCTGATGAGACGAAATTTAATGCGGGTTATATCAATTATACCTCTAAGAATATTTTGTATTCTAACAGCGATTTCCACTAA
- a CDS encoding NifB/NifX family molybdenum-iron cluster-binding protein, whose amino-acid sequence MKLAIAKDGEIVSAHFGHCEKYAIFEVEGGNLARQADLLSPGHEPGRLPAFLAEHGVNAVIAGGMGPRAVDLFHANGVEVFIGIAGEIDAVAAEYAAGHLTSGESTCTQGEEGHDNCDGGCH is encoded by the coding sequence ATGAAACTCGCGATTGCAAAAGACGGAGAGATCGTCTCAGCACATTTTGGACACTGTGAGAAATACGCGATCTTTGAAGTGGAAGGCGGGAACCTCGCCAGGCAGGCCGACCTTCTCAGCCCCGGCCATGAGCCCGGACGCCTCCCGGCGTTCCTCGCCGAGCACGGTGTCAACGCCGTCATCGCCGGTGGTATGGGCCCGCGGGCCGTCGACCTCTTCCACGCAAACGGGGTGGAGGTCTTCATCGGGATCGCCGGGGAGATCGACGCCGTAGCCGCGGAGTACGCCGCCGGTCACCTCACTTCAGGGGAGAGCACCTGCACCCAGGGCGAAGAGGGACACGACAACTGCGACGGGGGATGTCATTGA
- a CDS encoding DMT family transporter encodes MDQRTIAYLAAVLNASFIGLSFLFVKESLDSAEPFTTLAFRFTLSFLVMLALVAAGVISVRLPRTGLRDLMVLLLAQPILFFSLQAFGLLSISSSEAGIISAFTPVCVGVLGLVLLGERVNAKQFVCFFVSIAGIVFLFLMEGIGEAGVSTLGLVLTVLSVFATSLYIVMGRRLSRTIDPVSLTFLMMLCGCVVFLAAAVGCEGLDLDGTLVLLGSTDFLIEILYLALFTSVATSFLAMYSLKELEAAQVGIIQNLSVVVSVVAGVLVLQETFLSYHAVASVLIIAGVVLANYYADSETR; translated from the coding sequence ATGGATCAAAGGACGATCGCGTACCTGGCAGCCGTTTTGAATGCCTCCTTTATCGGTCTGAGTTTCCTCTTCGTCAAGGAGTCCCTGGACTCTGCCGAACCGTTCACGACGCTTGCCTTCCGTTTCACCCTCTCGTTTCTGGTGATGCTGGCCCTGGTCGCGGCCGGGGTGATCAGCGTGCGTCTTCCGAGAACTGGGCTCCGCGATCTCATGGTCCTTCTTCTTGCCCAACCGATCCTCTTCTTCTCTCTGCAGGCCTTTGGTCTACTCTCGATATCCTCGTCGGAGGCGGGGATCATCTCGGCCTTCACGCCGGTCTGTGTAGGGGTCCTCGGTCTCGTGCTCCTGGGGGAACGGGTCAATGCGAAACAGTTCGTCTGCTTCTTCGTCTCCATCGCGGGGATCGTCTTCCTCTTCCTGATGGAGGGGATCGGCGAGGCTGGGGTCAGCACCCTGGGTCTGGTCCTGACCGTCCTCTCGGTCTTTGCTACCTCCCTGTACATCGTGATGGGCCGACGTCTCTCCCGCACCATCGACCCCGTGAGCCTGACCTTTCTCATGATGCTCTGCGGATGTGTGGTTTTTCTCGCTGCGGCGGTGGGGTGCGAGGGCCTGGACCTTGACGGCACGCTCGTGCTGCTCGGAAGTACCGATTTTCTCATTGAGATCCTGTACCTCGCCCTCTTCACCTCGGTTGCGACCTCGTTTCTCGCGATGTACAGCCTGAAAGAACTGGAAGCGGCGCAGGTGGGCATCATCCAGAACCTCTCGGTCGTGGTCTCGGTGGTTGCTGGTGTGCTCGTGTTGCAGGAGACGTTCCTCTCCTACCACGCCGTTGCGAGCGTCCTGATCATCGCCGGGGTGGTGCTCGCGAATTATTATGCCGACTCTGAGACGAGGTAG